CAGGTCAAGACCGTGATCCTCATCGGTCTGATCGCGCTGGCGCGCAAGTTCGTGATCCTTGACCCCGAGGCGAGCCCCGCAAAGATAGCCGCGCTGGCAGGCGCCACGCTGGCTCTGGGTGCGACCTACTGGCTGCTGCGCAAGCGCGGCGACCGCGCCGCCGAGACATCTGAGCATGATCCGTCATCATCCCAATGACCCGCGCGCGGCGTTGTTGCAACACCGCTGGCTCAACCGCCTGCAGACCGGGCTGTTGATCCTGACCCTGGTCGGGATCGCAGCCGCCGCAGGAAGCCTGCTGTTCGGGGAAAGCGGCCTGTGGCTCACGCTGTTTGCCGTTGCAGGCACGCTGCTGCTGGAACCGGCAGCCGCATCTGCCTTGACCTTGCGCCTATACCGCGCCCGGGCGCTGCACCCGCACGAAGCCCCGGAAATTTGGGCCCTGTTGCACGAGCTGTCCGTCCGTGCCGGTTTGCCCGCAACGCCGGTGCCGCACTACGTGCCCAGTGCCGTCGTCAACGCCTTCGCCACCGGATCGAAGCGGGAGGCATCGATCGCCCTCACCGATGGCCTGCTGCGCCGCCTGAGCCCACGCGAGCTGGCGGGTGTGCTCGCGCACGAGATCGCGCACATCGCCAATGAGGATCTGCGCGTCATGGGGCTGGCGGATTCCGTCAGTCGCCTCACGCGCCTACTGGCCCTTATGGGACAGATCGCGATCCTGCTGAGCCTGCCCGCGCTGCTGGTTGGCGCGGCGGAGGTCTATTGGCCTGGTTTATTGTTATTGGCCGCATCGCCCCAGCTGGCCCTGCTCGCACAGCTCGGCTTGTCTCGCGTGCGTGAGTTCGACGCTGACCGCCTCGCGGTGGAACTGACCGGCGACCCGCAAGGGCTGGCGTCCGCGCTGGCGAAGATCGAGCGGGTCAGTCGCTCCTGGCGTGCCTGGCTGTGGCCGGGATGGGGCAATCCCGAGCCCTCCTGGTTGCGCACGCATCCGGCAACGCAAGAGCGCATCTCACGCCTGCTGACGTTGGCGCCCAGGCCAGCATCAGCGTTGCCGTTTCACGAGATCCATTCCTTGCCGGAATCCGCTGTGACGCTGCGCCCCCCGCGCTGGCGCCCGAGTGGACTGTGGCGCTGATTGCCCTCAACAGGAGACTTCTCATGGCCTACCCCGACCCGTACGCGCGCCCGCCACAGGACCACTTTATCCGTCGCTGGCTCTTCATCACCGTCTGCATTGCCGCGCTCATGCTGCTGTGGCAGTTTCTGCCCGCTATCGAGGCCTGGTTCAGTCCGCGCGAGGTGGCAGAACGCACCGTGACGGCGCGTGGCGATCTGGCGGCGGACGAGAAGGCCACCATCGAACTGTTCGAAAAATCGCGCGCCTCGGTGGTGTATATCACCACCGCACAGCTGGTACGAGACGTCTGGACGCGCAATGTCTTCTCCGTGCCGCGCGGCACCGGCTCGGGCTTCATCTGGGACGACGCCGGCCACGTTGTCACCAACTTCCACGTCATCCAGGGTGCGTCCGAAGCCACCGTCAAACTCGCCGACGGCCGCGACTACCAAGCCGCGCTGGTGGGGGCAAGCCCCGCGCACGACATCGCTGTGCTCAAGATCGGCGTCGGTTTCAAGCGCCCGCCTGCCGTGCCGATCGGCACCAGCGCCGACCTCAAGGTGGGTCAAAAGGTCTTTGCCATCGGCAACCCCTTCGGCCTGGACTGGACGCTCACCACCGGTATCGTCTCCGCGCTCGACCGCTCGTTACCCGGAGAAGCGGGCGGCCCGGCCATCGATCACCTGATCCAGACCGACGCCGCCATCAACCCTGGCAACTCCGGTGGGCCGCTGCTCGATTCGGCAGGAAGGCTCATCGGCATCAACACGGCGATCTATAGCCCCTCCGGCGCCTCGGCCGGGATTGGTT
This Desulfovibrio desulfuricans DNA region includes the following protein-coding sequences:
- a CDS encoding S1C family serine protease yields the protein MAYPDPYARPPQDHFIRRWLFITVCIAALMLLWQFLPAIEAWFSPREVAERTVTARGDLAADEKATIELFEKSRASVVYITTAQLVRDVWTRNVFSVPRGTGSGFIWDDAGHVVTNFHVIQGASEATVKLADGRDYQAALVGASPAHDIAVLKIGVGFKRPPAVPIGTSADLKVGQKVFAIGNPFGLDWTLTTGIVSALDRSLPGEAGGPAIDHLIQTDAAINPGNSGGPLLDSAGRLIGINTAIYSPSGASAGIGFAVPVDTVMRVVPQLIKTGKYIRPALGIEVDEQLNQRLLALTGSKGVFVLRVTPGSAAHKAGLAGVEVTPQGIVPGDRIIGVDGKATDDVAKLLARLDDRKVGDVVVLSVERAGKTREVRVELQPGI
- a CDS encoding zinc metalloprotease HtpX — translated: MIRHHPNDPRAALLQHRWLNRLQTGLLILTLVGIAAAAGSLLFGESGLWLTLFAVAGTLLLEPAAASALTLRLYRARALHPHEAPEIWALLHELSVRAGLPATPVPHYVPSAVVNAFATGSKREASIALTDGLLRRLSPRELAGVLAHEIAHIANEDLRVMGLADSVSRLTRLLALMGQIAILLSLPALLVGAAEVYWPGLLLLAASPQLALLAQLGLSRVREFDADRLAVELTGDPQGLASALAKIERVSRSWRAWLWPGWGNPEPSWLRTHPATQERISRLLTLAPRPASALPFHEIHSLPESAVTLRPPRWRPSGLWR